GGTGGCCCGCACCCGGCCGTGTGCCGCGAGACCCCGGCCCGCCGTCGGTCGGAACGTCTCCTCGGTCATCCGACCCAGCGTGGTTCGCATCTCGGCGAGGAGGGCGTCCATGTGGGTGGCCATCCCATTGATCGAATAGCTGTCCGGCATGCCGCATCGTCTCCCGTAAACGATCCACTCGGTTTGGCGCGAAAATGTCTCGGAGAACTGTCGAGCGGAGGGAAGATACCAGACCGGCGTCCGCAATGTACCTACCGGCGGGGGAGCGGTGGATGGTCGTACCGCGATCGGAATCCCGGCTGGCTTTGGTGGTATTCGACGATCTTGTCTCCGGTGTCCATGATCGATATCGGCATCCCTCGGCGACAATATGATCTTCGGGGCGACAGCACGATCCCGGAAAGGATCCTCTCGACCGGCCCGCATCCGATGCCGCGCCGGCGGATCGGATCAGACGGCGAAGTGCGGGTTTCCGGCGGTCAGTCGTACGGTGAAGGTGTCCGCGTCACGGTGGAGCGCCACGTGGCCGCAGGACTGATAGGTGATCCACAGGCCGAGACCACCCGGAGATCCGTTGCCGGCCGGAATCAGGCCGGCGAAGGGGTCCTTCGGCCCGGTGCCGCCATCGCTGACCGTGACGACGATGCGGTCGTCACCGGTCCAGAGGCGGAACCGGACCGGTGGGCGCCCGTACCGGAGCGCGTTGGTGACCGTCTCGCTGACCGCGACGACCAGATCCTCGACATCGTCGGCCGGCAGTTGCCCCCGGTCGGCGCCGTACACGGCACGGCGGGCCTGGGTCGGCGTGGGATCGGTCAGCTCGATCACCGGCGCGGTCCGCTGGAGCGGATCGGGCAGCACCGTACGCGTCTCGGTCAGGTACGCGGCGGGGTCGGTGTAGGTGCCGCTCGGTACAGACCGGCCGTCCGCCGTGGCGATGCGCGGATGGGTGCGCATGATGTCGCCGAGTACGGGCGCGGGCGTGATCCGGGTGTCGTAGGCGCACATGCTCCACAGCGGATAGTCGTCGTACACGCGGTTGATCGCCGATTCGTACCGGGCCCACCAGTCCCAGGTCGCGCCGAGCGCGACGCGCGGCACCTCGCCGATGATCCGGATCTGCCGCGCGCCCTCGGCGACGTAGCCGGCGAGCAGTTGCCGGTACGCCTTGATCGCGGCGGCCGGCCGGGCGTACACGTCGCCGCCGGTCAGGAAGGTGACCGGCGCATCGGCGGGAAGTGCCGCCCGGACCAGTGCCTCGTTCTGCTCGCCGAGGGACACCACGGTCGGCTCTCCGGCGGCGACTCCGTCGAGTAGGAACGGCACCGCCACGGCGAGCAGTTCCGCGTCGGACCGGTAGCAGACGGCTTCGTGGTAGTAGCCGTCGTGTCCGGCGGCCGCGCCCGTT
The nucleotide sequence above comes from Plantactinospora soyae. Encoded proteins:
- a CDS encoding sensor histidine kinase yields the protein MRTGAAAGHDGYYHEAVCYRSDAELLAVAVPFLLDGVAAGEPTVVSLGEQNEALVRAALPADAPVTFLTGGDVYARPAAAIKAYRQLLAGYVAEGARQIRIIGEVPRVALGATWDWWARYESAINRVYDDYPLWSMCAYDTRITPAPVLGDIMRTHPRIATADGRSVPSGTYTDPAAYLTETRTVLPDPLQRTAPVIELTDPTPTQARRAVYGADRGQLPADDVEDLVVAVSETVTNALRYGRPPVRFRLWTGDDRIVVTVSDGGTGPKDPFAGLIPAGNGSPGGLGLWITYQSCGHVALHRDADTFTVRLTAGNPHFAV